From Carettochelys insculpta isolate YL-2023 chromosome 3, ASM3395843v1, whole genome shotgun sequence, a single genomic window includes:
- the CDC42EP3 gene encoding cdc42 effector protein 3 — MPAKTPIYLKAANNKKGKKFKLRDILSPDMISPPLGDFRHTIHIGKEGQHDVFGDISFLQGNYELLPGNEGSSKVGQFGHNEFLRANSTSDSMFTETPSPVLKNAISLPAIGGSQALMLPLLSPVTFNSKRDSFGQSKNQRFSCEPVMEEKLQEKSKQLENGEMYKDDILWEPDGSVLSYTNGRESHSSSLSEQCTDWQTVDLLDDNSHLSCELTKAKTKSEESLSDLAGSLLSLQLDLGPSLLDEVLNVMDKNKS; from the coding sequence ATGCCAGCTAAGACACCCATCTACCTGAAAGCAGCCAATaacaagaaaggaaagaaatTCAAATTAAGGGATATTTTGTCTCCCGATATGATCAGTCCACCACTTGGAGACTTTCGCCACACTATACATATTGGAAAAGAGGGACAACATGATGTTTTTGGGGACATCTCATTTTTGCAAGGAAATTATGAGTTGTTACCTGGGAATGAGGGATCATCAAAAGTTGGCCAATTTGGCCACAATGAATTTTTAAGGGCAAACAGCACTTCTGACTCCATGTTTACAGAAACCCCTTCACCAGTGCTCAAAAACGCCATCTCACTTCCTGCCATCGGTGGTTCTCAAGCCCTTATGTTGCCCTTATTGTCACCAGTGACATTTAATTCAAAGCGGGACTCTTTTGGCCAATCAAAAAATCAACGGTTCAGCTGTGAGCCAGTGATGGAAGAAAAATTGCAGGAGAAAAGCAAACAGTTGGAGAATGGGGAAATGTACAAAGATGACATCCTATGGGAGCCAGATGGTTCTGTGTTAAGTTATACTAACGGCAGAGAGAGTCATTCATCCAGCCTTTCTGAACAGTGCACGGATTGGCAAACAGTTGACTTACTTGATGACAACAGTCATCTTTCATGTGAACTAACCAAGGCCAAGACTAAGTCCGAAGAATCCCTTTCAGATCTTGCAGGTTCATTACTTTCATTGCAACTTGACCTTGGACCCTCGCTTCTGGATGAGGTCCTCAATGTAATGGACAAAAATAAATCCTAG